The following proteins come from a genomic window of Azoarcus sp. PA01:
- the cobA gene encoding uroporphyrinogen-III C-methyltransferase codes for MSKHIGGFDPSGEDPDKPAACGRPGKVYLVGAGPGDPELLTLKAARLLSKAQAVVYDHLVGEEILNLANPAARMIYAGKEAGYHSLPQHRINGLLVDLARSGLEVVRLKGGDPFMFGRGGEEVEELLESGIECEVIPGITAACGISACTGIPLTHRDHARSVIFTTGHLKDDTVNLDWPALARPNQTVVIYMGLGALDIICQQLIAHGLAPDTPAAVVHAGTTNRQITVSDRLDQLAAAVKRAQLKSPALIMIGSVVSLHALLGNGTAIEELALTG; via the coding sequence ATGAGCAAGCATATCGGCGGCTTCGATCCTTCGGGAGAGGATCCCGATAAACCGGCAGCATGCGGACGACCGGGCAAGGTGTATCTGGTCGGGGCCGGCCCCGGCGATCCGGAGCTTCTCACGCTGAAAGCGGCACGCCTGCTGTCGAAGGCGCAGGCTGTCGTCTATGATCACCTTGTCGGCGAGGAAATCCTCAACCTCGCCAATCCGGCGGCAAGGATGATCTATGCGGGCAAAGAGGCGGGATACCATTCATTGCCGCAGCACCGGATCAACGGTCTGCTGGTCGATCTCGCCCGCAGCGGGCTCGAGGTCGTGCGGTTGAAAGGGGGCGATCCGTTCATGTTCGGTCGCGGCGGCGAAGAGGTGGAAGAGCTGCTCGAATCCGGGATCGAATGCGAAGTCATCCCCGGGATCACCGCGGCATGCGGGATATCCGCCTGTACCGGCATCCCGTTGACGCATCGCGACCACGCACGCTCGGTGATCTTCACGACCGGACATCTAAAGGACGACACAGTCAATCTCGACTGGCCGGCGCTGGCCCGGCCGAACCAGACGGTCGTCATCTACATGGGGCTTGGCGCGCTCGACATCATCTGCCAGCAGCTGATCGCCCATGGACTTGCGCCCGATACGCCGGCGGCGGTTGTGCATGCCGGCACCACGAACAGGCAAATCACCGTGAGCGACCGACTCGACCAGCTCGCGGCGGCCGTGAAACGCGCCCAGCTCAAGTCGCCGGCGCTGATCATGATCGGGTCGGTCGTGTCGCTGCACGCGCTGCTTGGCAATGGAACGGCAATCGAGGAACTCGCGCTGACGGGGTGA
- a CDS encoding nitrite reductase has protein sequence MYQDINPDAPKITKAEFAKAQNIYFQRCAGCHGVLRKGATGKPLTPDITLGKGSEYLKVFIKYGSPAGMPNWGTSGELTDEEVDLMARYIQQSPPQPPEFGLAQMKETWKVIVPPEQRPKKKMNDYNISNIFSTTLRDTGEIALIDGDTKKIINIVKTGYAVHISRISASGRYLFVIGRDAKINMIDLWMEKPDNVAEIRIGLEARSVDTSKYKGYEDKYAIAGAYWPPQFVIMNGDTLEPQKIVSTRGLTVDTQEYHPEPRVAAIVASHFKPEFVVNVKETGKTLMVDYSDLQNLKTTEIGSAPYLHDGGWDASKRYFMVAANQSNKVAAIDAKDGKLAGLIDVGKIPHPGRGANFTHPTYGPVWATGHLGDDTIALIGTDPEKHKQYAWKMVDTLKSQGGGSLFIKTHPKSKHLYVDNPLHPDAKVSQTVAVYDLTNLQGGLKVLPIAEWAELKDDGAKRVVQPEYNKDGNEVWFSVWSAKDKESAIVVVDDTTLELKTVIKDPKLITPTGHFNIYNTQHDVY, from the coding sequence ATGTACCAGGACATCAATCCCGACGCGCCGAAGATCACCAAGGCCGAGTTCGCGAAAGCCCAGAACATCTACTTCCAGCGCTGCGCCGGCTGCCACGGCGTGCTGCGCAAGGGCGCGACCGGCAAGCCGCTGACGCCCGACATAACGCTCGGCAAAGGCAGCGAATACCTCAAAGTCTTCATCAAGTACGGCTCGCCCGCCGGCATGCCAAACTGGGGCACGTCGGGCGAACTCACCGACGAAGAAGTCGACCTGATGGCACGCTATATCCAGCAGTCGCCGCCGCAACCGCCCGAGTTCGGCCTGGCGCAAATGAAGGAGACATGGAAAGTCATCGTCCCGCCCGAGCAGCGGCCGAAGAAGAAGATGAACGACTACAACATCTCGAACATCTTCTCGACGACGCTGCGCGACACCGGAGAGATCGCGCTGATCGATGGCGACACGAAGAAGATCATCAACATCGTCAAGACCGGCTACGCCGTTCACATCTCCCGCATCTCGGCCTCCGGCCGTTACCTGTTCGTGATCGGCCGGGATGCGAAGATCAACATGATCGACCTGTGGATGGAGAAACCCGACAACGTCGCCGAGATCCGCATCGGTCTCGAGGCCCGCTCGGTCGACACGTCGAAATACAAGGGTTACGAGGATAAATACGCGATCGCCGGCGCGTACTGGCCACCCCAGTTCGTCATCATGAACGGCGACACGCTCGAGCCGCAGAAAATCGTCTCGACTCGCGGCCTGACTGTCGATACGCAAGAATACCACCCCGAACCGCGCGTCGCGGCGATCGTCGCGTCGCACTTCAAGCCGGAGTTCGTCGTCAACGTCAAGGAAACCGGCAAGACGCTGATGGTCGACTACTCCGACCTCCAGAACCTGAAGACAACCGAAATCGGTTCGGCGCCCTACCTGCACGACGGCGGGTGGGACGCGTCGAAGCGCTATTTCATGGTCGCGGCGAACCAGTCGAACAAGGTCGCCGCGATCGACGCGAAGGACGGCAAGCTCGCCGGACTCATCGACGTCGGCAAGATCCCGCACCCGGGCCGCGGCGCGAACTTCACGCACCCGACCTACGGCCCGGTATGGGCGACCGGGCACCTCGGCGACGACACGATCGCGCTGATCGGCACCGACCCCGAAAAGCACAAGCAGTACGCATGGAAGATGGTCGATACACTGAAGAGCCAGGGCGGAGGGTCGCTGTTCATCAAGACGCATCCGAAGTCGAAGCACCTGTATGTCGACAACCCGCTTCATCCGGACGCGAAGGTCAGCCAGACGGTCGCGGTGTACGACCTCACGAACCTGCAGGGCGGCTTGAAGGTGCTGCCGATCGCCGAATGGGCGGAGCTGAAGGACGACGGCGCGAAGCGGGTCGTCCAGCCCGAGTACAACAAGGACGGCAACGAGGTGTGGTTCTCGGTGTGGTCGGCGAAAGACAAGGAGTCGGCGATCGTCGTCGTCGACGACACGACCCTCGAACTGAAGACCGTGATCAAGGATCCGAAGCTGATCACGCCGACCGGGCACTTCAACATCTATAACACCCAGCACGACGTGTACTGA
- a CDS encoding GlsB/YeaQ/YmgE family stress response membrane protein, whose amino-acid sequence MSIIGTIIIGFIVGLLARLLHPGKDGLGIIMTTLLGIAGAMLATYGGQFLGLYRPGEPAGFIGALVGAIVILFIVTRLRK is encoded by the coding sequence ATGTCGATCATCGGGACCATCATCATCGGCTTCATCGTCGGACTCCTTGCACGGCTGCTGCATCCCGGCAAGGACGGCCTCGGGATCATCATGACGACGCTGCTGGGCATCGCCGGAGCGATGCTCGCGACCTACGGCGGACAGTTCCTCGGCCTGTACCGGCCGGGCGAGCCGGCCGGCTTCATCGGCGCGCTCGTCGGCGCGATAGTCATTCTGTTCATCGTGACCCGCCTGCGCAAATGA
- a CDS encoding 3'-5' exonuclease: protein MPVLVFDIETVPDVEGIRVLNDLPDDLDDYEVAEFAFQQRRATNGSDFLPHHLQRVVTISCVLRDASQFRVFSLSAPECTEGEIIQRFYDGIERFTPQIVSWNGGGFDLPVLHYRGLKHGVSAPRYWDQGEGDYQDSRDFKWNNYIGRYQSRHLDLMDLLALYQPRANAPLDELAKLMGFPGKLGMDGSAVWSAWQDGRAAEIRDYCETDVVNTYLVYLGFQRMRGQLDAASHAAELAVVREALARIDAPHWKQFLAAWPGV from the coding sequence ATGCCGGTCCTCGTCTTCGATATCGAGACCGTCCCGGATGTCGAAGGCATTCGCGTGCTCAACGATCTGCCCGACGATCTCGACGATTACGAAGTCGCCGAATTCGCTTTCCAGCAGCGGCGCGCGACCAACGGCAGCGACTTCCTGCCGCATCACCTGCAGCGCGTCGTGACGATTTCCTGTGTGCTGCGGGACGCTTCGCAGTTCCGCGTGTTCTCGCTCTCGGCGCCGGAGTGCACGGAAGGCGAGATCATCCAGCGCTTCTACGACGGCATCGAACGCTTCACGCCGCAGATCGTGTCGTGGAACGGCGGGGGATTCGACCTGCCGGTGCTGCATTACCGCGGCCTGAAACACGGCGTCTCGGCGCCGCGGTACTGGGACCAGGGTGAAGGGGATTACCAGGATTCGCGCGATTTCAAATGGAACAATTACATCGGCCGCTATCAGAGCCGGCACCTCGACCTGATGGATCTGCTCGCGCTGTATCAGCCGCGCGCGAACGCACCGCTCGACGAGCTGGCGAAGCTGATGGGGTTTCCCGGCAAGCTCGGCATGGACGGTTCCGCGGTGTGGTCGGCGTGGCAGGACGGGCGCGCGGCGGAAATCCGCGATTACTGTGAAACCGATGTCGTCAATACCTATTTGGTGTACCTGGGTTTTCAGCGCATGCGCGGGCAACTCGATGCGGCGTCCCACGCCGCCGAACTCGCGGTCGTGCGCGAAGCGCTCGCGCGCATCGATGCGCCCCACTGGAAGCAGTTCCTCGCTGCCTGGCCCGGAGTCTGA
- a CDS encoding YdbL family protein: protein MNAMTNALTGFRGWIAVVLLGFAGLVLAQGNIEIDTPAIAALKQSMQQRHAKLAPLYGSGAVGLAADGNVALRDASGVPLAQRGQANALVAAENADRAALYREIARANGHPEWEAEVRATFARRWIDRAQPGWWIQREGSWVRK from the coding sequence ATGAATGCGATGACGAATGCTCTGACCGGATTTCGCGGCTGGATTGCCGTGGTGCTGCTCGGCTTTGCCGGCCTCGTGCTCGCACAGGGGAACATCGAAATCGACACGCCGGCGATCGCGGCGCTCAAGCAGTCGATGCAGCAGCGTCATGCGAAGCTCGCGCCGTTGTATGGGTCGGGTGCGGTCGGGCTGGCAGCCGACGGCAACGTCGCCCTGCGCGATGCCTCCGGCGTCCCGCTCGCTCAGCGCGGCCAGGCGAATGCGCTGGTCGCGGCTGAAAACGCCGATCGCGCAGCCCTCTACCGCGAAATTGCGCGCGCCAATGGTCATCCCGAATGGGAGGCGGAAGTGCGCGCCACGTTCGCGCGGCGCTGGATCGATCGCGCCCAACCGGGCTGGTGGATCCAGCGCGAGGGCAGTTGGGTGCGCAAGTGA
- the cysM gene encoding cysteine synthase CysM, whose product MDYKTLEDYVGHTPLVRLKRIGAGRNNVILAKLEGNNPAGSVKDRPALSMIVHAEARGEIRAGDTLIEATSGNTGIALAMAAAMRGYRMILVMPENQSVERRQTMRAFGAELVLTPRDGGMEMARDVAERMRDEGGGIILDQFANPDNPLSHYEATGPEIWEQTGGRITHFVSSMGTTGTIMGCSRFLKERNRAVRIIGCQPDEGSQIPGIRKWPEAYLPKIYEKPRVDALENVSQADAEEMTRRLAREEGIFAGISSGGAMHVAVRLAADLENAVIVSIICDRGDRYLSTGVFPG is encoded by the coding sequence ATGGACTACAAGACGCTGGAAGACTACGTGGGCCACACGCCGCTGGTGCGCCTCAAGCGCATCGGCGCGGGGCGCAACAACGTCATTCTCGCGAAGCTCGAAGGCAACAACCCGGCCGGATCGGTGAAGGACCGACCGGCGCTGTCGATGATCGTGCATGCGGAAGCGCGCGGCGAGATTCGTGCCGGCGACACGTTGATCGAGGCGACCAGCGGAAATACCGGGATCGCGCTGGCGATGGCCGCGGCGATGCGCGGTTACCGGATGATCCTCGTGATGCCCGAAAACCAGAGCGTCGAGCGGCGCCAGACGATGCGGGCGTTCGGCGCCGAACTCGTGCTCACTCCGCGCGACGGCGGCATGGAAATGGCCCGGGACGTCGCCGAACGGATGCGCGACGAAGGCGGGGGAATCATCCTCGACCAGTTCGCGAATCCCGACAACCCGCTCTCTCATTACGAAGCGACCGGCCCGGAAATCTGGGAGCAGACGGGCGGCCGGATCACGCACTTCGTCAGCAGCATGGGCACGACCGGGACGATCATGGGCTGCTCGCGCTTCCTGAAGGAAAGAAATCGCGCCGTCCGCATCATCGGCTGCCAACCGGATGAGGGTTCGCAGATCCCCGGCATCCGCAAGTGGCCCGAAGCCTATCTGCCGAAGATCTACGAAAAGCCGCGGGTCGATGCACTCGAAAACGTGAGCCAGGCCGACGCCGAGGAAATGACACGGCGCCTGGCGCGCGAGGAAGGCATTTTTGCCGGGATCTCGTCGGGCGGCGCGATGCATGTTGCCGTACGCCTTGCGGCGGACCTGGAAAATGCAGTGATCGTGTCCATCATCTGCGATCGTGGCGACCGGTATCTGTCGACCGGCGTGTTTCCGGGCTGA
- a CDS encoding UDP-glucose/GDP-mannose dehydrogenase family protein has protein sequence MKVTVVGTGYVGLVSAACLADVGNDVLCVDVDPTKISILEGGGIPIHEPGLLEIVRRNVEAGRLFFTTDVEQAARHGTMQFIAVGTPPDEDGSADLKYVVAAARNIGRHMDGYRIVVNKSTVPVGTGDRVREAIVAELAAREADFPFSVVSNPEFLKEGAAVDDFMRPDRIIVGADDERAIELMRELYGPFQRNREKMLVMDVRSAELTKYAANAMLATRISFMNELANLAETLGADIELVRQGIGSDPRIGWHFLYPGCGYGGSCFPKDVKALINTGDERGQDLLILNAVEAANEAQKLRLVDKIVARFGEDLSGCHFGLWGLAFKPNTDDMRDAPSRVIVAELLRRGATLVAYDPVAMSEARRIFGDEPRLAYAERPMEVLEGADALIIVTEWKEFRSPNFIRIRQMLRHAVVFDGRNMYEPSVMARVGLEYHGIGRR, from the coding sequence ATGAAAGTCACCGTCGTGGGTACCGGTTACGTCGGACTCGTCAGCGCGGCCTGCCTCGCGGACGTCGGTAACGATGTGCTGTGCGTGGATGTCGATCCGACCAAGATCAGCATCCTCGAGGGTGGCGGAATTCCGATCCACGAACCGGGGCTGCTGGAGATCGTGCGCCGCAACGTCGAGGCCGGGCGCCTGTTCTTCACCACCGACGTCGAACAGGCGGCGCGCCACGGAACGATGCAGTTCATCGCGGTCGGAACGCCGCCCGACGAGGATGGGTCGGCGGATCTGAAGTACGTCGTTGCGGCGGCGCGAAACATTGGCCGGCACATGGATGGCTACCGCATCGTCGTCAATAAGTCGACGGTCCCGGTGGGTACCGGTGACCGCGTTCGCGAGGCGATCGTTGCGGAATTGGCGGCGCGCGAAGCCGATTTTCCGTTCAGTGTCGTGTCGAACCCGGAGTTCCTGAAGGAAGGCGCGGCGGTCGATGACTTCATGCGCCCCGACCGGATCATCGTCGGTGCGGACGACGAGCGCGCGATCGAGCTGATGCGCGAACTGTACGGCCCGTTTCAGCGCAATCGCGAAAAGATGCTGGTGATGGATGTCAGGAGCGCCGAGCTGACCAAATATGCCGCCAATGCGATGCTTGCGACCCGCATCAGCTTCATGAACGAACTGGCGAACCTCGCCGAGACGCTCGGCGCGGACATTGAACTCGTGCGTCAGGGTATCGGCTCGGACCCGCGCATCGGCTGGCACTTTCTCTATCCCGGCTGCGGCTACGGCGGTTCATGCTTTCCGAAGGATGTGAAGGCGTTGATCAACACCGGCGACGAGCGCGGCCAGGATCTGCTGATCCTGAACGCCGTCGAGGCGGCGAACGAGGCGCAGAAGCTGCGTCTCGTCGACAAGATCGTCGCCCGGTTCGGCGAGGACCTGTCGGGTTGCCACTTCGGACTGTGGGGGCTCGCCTTCAAGCCCAACACCGACGACATGCGGGACGCACCGAGCCGGGTGATCGTCGCCGAGCTGTTGCGCCGCGGCGCTACGCTCGTCGCCTACGATCCGGTCGCGATGAGCGAGGCGCGGCGCATCTTCGGCGACGAACCGCGGCTGGCGTATGCCGAGCGGCCGATGGAGGTCCTCGAAGGTGCTGATGCGTTAATCATCGTCACCGAATGGAAGGAGTTCCGCAGCCCCAATTTCATCCGCATCCGGCAGATGCTGCGGCATGCGGTGGTGTTCGACGGACGCAACATGTACGAACCGTCCGTCATGGCACGGGTCGGCCTCGAGTACCACGGCATCGGACGGCGCTGA
- the lapB gene encoding lipopolysaccharide assembly protein LapB has translation MEIEFWWFLALPLFFALGWLAARIDIRQVVHESRALPRSYLSGLNFLLNEQQDKAIDAFIEAVKIDPQTIELHFALGSLFRRRGETDRAIRMHQSLVDREDLSDEQRLQALAELGQDHLKAGLLDRAEAVFVKLRDTRLNDTAVRFLLEIYQQEKDWAKAIEAAKALPDNESVLWRKEVANFHCELATLALASSRNDEARHHLDQAFAINRRCVRASIVLGDLMAAEKRYDEAIEVWKRVESQDPVYLALVAERIMDAHQRLDRIEQGQTLLRSWLERHSSLDLLDEVFHWELEKQGSRAAYDLVREELRRNPTLLGLDKLLEAALLNAPAEQRSDIELVKQLIHGHTRRVARYRCAECGFKARQFQWRCPACGGWETYPPRRTEEYDLAP, from the coding sequence ATGGAAATCGAATTCTGGTGGTTTCTGGCGCTACCGCTTTTCTTTGCGCTGGGCTGGCTGGCCGCCCGCATCGACATACGTCAGGTGGTGCATGAATCGCGCGCGCTGCCGCGTTCATACCTGTCGGGTCTGAACTTTCTGCTCAATGAACAGCAGGACAAGGCGATCGATGCGTTCATCGAAGCAGTGAAAATCGATCCGCAAACGATCGAATTGCATTTCGCACTGGGAAGCCTGTTTCGACGCCGCGGCGAAACCGATCGCGCGATTCGCATGCACCAGAGCCTCGTCGACCGCGAGGACCTCTCCGATGAGCAGCGCCTTCAGGCGCTCGCCGAGCTCGGCCAGGATCATCTGAAGGCCGGATTGCTGGACCGCGCCGAGGCGGTGTTCGTGAAGCTTCGCGACACCCGCCTCAATGACACTGCAGTGCGTTTTCTGCTCGAGATCTATCAGCAGGAAAAGGACTGGGCAAAGGCGATCGAGGCGGCGAAGGCGCTGCCGGATAACGAGAGCGTCCTGTGGCGCAAGGAAGTCGCGAATTTCCATTGCGAGCTGGCGACGCTCGCCCTTGCAAGCTCACGGAACGACGAAGCGCGGCACCATCTCGACCAGGCATTCGCGATCAACCGGCGGTGTGTCCGCGCAAGCATCGTCCTCGGTGATCTCATGGCGGCCGAGAAGCGCTACGACGAGGCCATCGAAGTGTGGAAACGCGTCGAGAGCCAGGACCCGGTGTACCTTGCGCTGGTCGCCGAACGCATCATGGACGCCCACCAGCGGCTCGACCGGATCGAGCAGGGGCAGACGCTGCTGCGCTCGTGGCTCGAACGTCATTCCTCGCTCGATCTCCTCGACGAGGTGTTCCACTGGGAGCTTGAAAAGCAGGGATCACGCGCGGCCTATGACCTGGTCAGGGAAGAGCTGCGTCGCAATCCGACCTTGCTCGGGCTCGACAAGTTGCTCGAAGCGGCATTGCTGAATGCGCCGGCCGAGCAGCGCAGCGACATCGAACTTGTAAAACAGTTAATCCACGGCCACACGCGCCGGGTTGCGCGCTATCGTTGCGCCGAATGCGGGTTCAAGGCGCGCCAGTTCCAGTGGCGTTGCCCCGCGTGCGGCGGTTGGGAAACGTATCCTCCGCGCCGCACCGAAGAATACGATCTTGCGCCCTAA
- a CDS encoding LapA family protein, translating into MRVVMWIIRLLLFFLLFGFAVKNDHLVSLHFFFGSSWQLPLVFVILVAFTAGALLGVTATFGSLLRQRREIGRLRRQLDRATRDRPAAPVPSAAEVQAPETF; encoded by the coding sequence ATGCGCGTCGTAATGTGGATCATCCGGCTCCTGCTGTTCTTTCTGCTGTTCGGTTTCGCAGTGAAGAACGACCACCTCGTGAGCCTGCATTTCTTTTTCGGCAGCAGCTGGCAGTTGCCGCTGGTGTTCGTCATTCTCGTTGCATTCACCGCAGGTGCGCTGCTCGGCGTGACCGCGACGTTCGGCTCGCTGCTGCGTCAGCGGCGTGAAATCGGTCGCCTGCGCCGCCAGCTCGATCGCGCCACGCGCGATCGTCCGGCCGCCCCGGTTCCGAGCGCCGCCGAAGTCCAGGCGCCCGAGACTTTTTGA
- a CDS encoding integration host factor subunit beta, which produces MTKSELIARLAARFPQLVAKDADYAVKMVIDAMSEALARGDRIEIRGFGSFALNYRPPRVGRNPKSGDKVLVPEKYVPHFKAGKELRERVDIAG; this is translated from the coding sequence ATGACCAAATCGGAGCTGATTGCGAGGCTTGCGGCGCGTTTTCCGCAGCTCGTCGCAAAGGATGCCGATTACGCGGTCAAGATGGTGATCGATGCGATGTCCGAAGCGCTGGCGCGCGGGGACCGCATTGAGATCCGGGGATTTGGCAGCTTTGCATTGAACTATCGACCGCCGAGGGTGGGGCGCAATCCGAAATCCGGGGACAAGGTCCTGGTCCCGGAAAAGTACGTGCCCCACTTCAAGGCCGGCAAAGAGCTACGCGAGCGCGTCGACATCGCCGGATGA
- the rpsA gene encoding 30S ribosomal protein S1: protein MTTATPVSDFQESFADLFEESLARQEMRSGEVITAEVVSIDHNFVVVNAGLKSESYVPIEEFRDDRGELEVKVGDFVHVAIDALEDGYGETRLSREKAKRIAAWNDLEKALNEGSLVKGLISGRVKGGLTVMTNSIRAFLPGSLVDMRPVKDTSPYEGKEFEFKVIKLDRKRNNVVVSRRAVLEETMGEEREKLLANLKEGTVVKGIVKNITDYGAFVDLGGIDGLLHITDLAWRRVRHPSEVLNVGDEIDAKVLKFDQEKNRVSLGLKQLGEDPWVGIARRYPQGTRLFGKVTNITDYGAFVEVEQGIEGLVHVSEMDWTNKNIHPTKVVQLGDEVEVMILEIDEDRRRISLGMKQCMSNPWDDFAINHKKGDKVRGQIKSITDFGVFIGLDGGIDGLVHLSDLSWSDTGEEAVRRFKKGDEVEAVVLAIDVERERISLGVKQLEGDPFTNFIATHEKNSVVSGTVKSVDARGAVIELNEDVEGYLRASEAAAHRVDDLTTVLKEGQEVEVMIINVDRKTRSINLSIRAKDQAEQSDAMQKFASDSSAASGTTNLGALLKAKLNEQKQ from the coding sequence ATGACCACTGCCACCCCCGTTTCCGATTTCCAGGAAAGTTTTGCCGACCTGTTCGAAGAAAGCCTTGCGCGTCAGGAGATGCGCTCCGGCGAGGTGATCACTGCCGAAGTCGTCAGCATCGACCACAACTTCGTCGTCGTGAATGCCGGCCTGAAGTCCGAGAGCTATGTGCCGATCGAAGAGTTCCGCGATGACCGCGGCGAACTCGAAGTCAAGGTCGGCGACTTCGTCCATGTCGCCATCGACGCGCTGGAAGACGGCTATGGCGAAACCCGTCTGTCGCGCGAGAAGGCGAAGCGCATCGCAGCCTGGAACGATCTGGAAAAGGCACTCAACGAAGGTTCCCTGGTGAAGGGCCTGATCTCGGGTCGCGTCAAGGGTGGTTTGACGGTCATGACGAACAGCATCCGCGCGTTCCTGCCGGGCTCGCTGGTGGACATGCGTCCGGTCAAGGATACGTCGCCGTACGAAGGCAAGGAATTCGAGTTCAAGGTCATCAAGCTCGACCGCAAGCGCAACAACGTCGTGGTGTCGCGTCGCGCCGTGCTCGAAGAGACGATGGGCGAAGAGCGCGAAAAACTGCTCGCGAACCTCAAGGAAGGCACGGTCGTCAAGGGTATCGTCAAGAACATCACCGACTACGGCGCGTTCGTCGACCTCGGCGGCATCGACGGCCTGCTGCACATCACCGATCTCGCGTGGCGTCGCGTGCGTCACCCGTCCGAAGTGCTCAACGTCGGTGACGAGATCGACGCCAAGGTGCTGAAGTTCGATCAGGAAAAGAACCGCGTCTCGCTCGGACTCAAGCAACTCGGCGAAGATCCGTGGGTGGGCATTGCCCGTCGTTACCCGCAGGGCACGCGCCTGTTTGGCAAGGTCACGAACATCACCGACTATGGTGCGTTCGTTGAAGTCGAGCAGGGCATCGAGGGCCTGGTCCACGTGTCCGAAATGGACTGGACGAACAAGAACATCCATCCGACGAAGGTCGTCCAGCTCGGCGACGAAGTCGAAGTGATGATTCTCGAGATCGACGAAGACCGCCGCCGCATCTCGCTCGGCATGAAGCAGTGCATGTCGAACCCGTGGGACGATTTCGCGATCAACCACAAGAAGGGTGACAAGGTGCGGGGCCAGATCAAGTCGATCACTGATTTCGGCGTGTTCATCGGCCTGGACGGCGGCATCGACGGCTTGGTGCATCTGTCCGATCTTTCCTGGAGCGATACCGGCGAAGAGGCTGTGCGCCGCTTCAAGAAGGGCGACGAAGTCGAGGCTGTCGTCCTGGCGATCGACGTCGAGCGCGAGCGGATTTCGCTCGGCGTGAAGCAGCTCGAAGGCGATCCGTTCACGAATTTCATTGCGACGCACGAGAAGAACAGCGTCGTCAGCGGCACCGTGAAATCGGTCGACGCGCGCGGGGCGGTGATCGAGCTGAACGAGGATGTCGAAGGCTACTTGCGCGCGTCGGAAGCTGCTGCGCACCGTGTCGATGACTTGACGACCGTGCTGAAGGAAGGCCAGGAAGTTGAGGTCATGATCATCAACGTCGATCGCAAGACGCGTTCGATCAACCTGTCGATCCGCGCGAAGGACCAGGCCGAGCAGAGCGACGCGATGCAGAAGTTTGCTTCGGACAGTTCCGCAGCCAGCGGTACCACGAACCTTGGTGCGCTGCTGAAGGCCAAGCTCAACGAGCAGAAGCAGTAA